In a single window of the Acinetobacter tibetensis genome:
- the accC gene encoding acetyl-CoA carboxylase biotin carboxylase subunit, with protein MLQKVLIANRGEIALRITRACKTLGIKTVGIYSDADKDLMHLRFCDEAVCIGPGASSESYLNIPAIITAAEITGADAIHPGYGFLSENAEFAEIVENSGFIFIGPRPEHIRLMGNKVSAITAMRKAGVPTVPGSANAVTPQNALAEAKEIGFPLIVKAASGGGGRGMRIVEQVDTLLESVQAAQRDAEMWFGDDTVYMERFLQKPRHVEIQVLGDGNGHAIHLFDRDCSLQRRHQKVLEEAPAPNLPEQARADILEACVNACKLMQYRGAGTFEFLFEDGEFFFIEMNTRVQVEHPVTEMVTGIDIIEQQLRIAAGLGLEIAQEDVECKGHAMECRINAEDPSTFMPSPGKIEHFYAPGGAGIRLDSHIYQGYSIPPYYDSMIAKLIAHGKDRETCIARMRQALDEMILTGIKTNIPLHKDLILQDKNFCKHAMDIHYLEKHLLKQLEGQAEKAAS; from the coding sequence ATGTTGCAAAAAGTTCTAATTGCAAACCGGGGTGAAATCGCTTTACGTATCACCCGTGCTTGCAAAACATTAGGAATCAAAACGGTTGGTATCTATTCCGATGCTGACAAAGACCTAATGCATTTACGTTTTTGTGATGAAGCTGTCTGCATTGGTCCAGGAGCGAGTAGCGAGAGCTATTTAAATATTCCTGCAATTATTACTGCAGCAGAAATTACAGGTGCAGATGCTATCCACCCTGGTTATGGCTTCTTATCTGAGAATGCAGAGTTTGCTGAAATTGTAGAAAACTCTGGCTTCATCTTTATTGGTCCACGCCCAGAACATATTCGCCTGATGGGGAATAAAGTTTCTGCAATTACTGCAATGCGTAAAGCAGGTGTACCAACCGTACCAGGTTCTGCAAATGCAGTAACACCACAAAATGCTCTTGCTGAAGCAAAAGAAATTGGCTTTCCACTGATTGTGAAAGCAGCTTCAGGTGGCGGTGGTCGTGGTATGCGTATTGTAGAACAGGTAGACACCTTACTTGAGTCTGTACAAGCAGCCCAACGTGACGCAGAAATGTGGTTCGGTGATGATACGGTATATATGGAACGCTTCCTGCAAAAACCACGTCACGTCGAAATCCAAGTACTGGGTGATGGTAATGGTCATGCAATCCACTTATTTGATCGTGACTGCTCTTTACAACGTCGTCACCAAAAAGTGCTTGAAGAAGCGCCAGCACCAAATTTACCAGAACAAGCACGCGCTGACATTTTAGAAGCATGTGTGAATGCATGTAAGCTTATGCAATACCGTGGTGCAGGTACATTCGAGTTCTTATTTGAAGATGGTGAGTTCTTCTTTATCGAGATGAATACCCGTGTTCAAGTAGAGCATCCTGTTACAGAAATGGTTACAGGCATTGACATTATTGAGCAGCAATTGCGTATTGCCGCAGGTCTTGGACTTGAAATTGCTCAAGAAGATGTTGAATGTAAAGGTCATGCTATGGAATGCCGTATCAATGCAGAAGACCCTTCTACATTTATGCCATCTCCAGGTAAAATTGAGCATTTCTATGCGCCAGGTGGTGCAGGCATTCGCTTGGACTCACATATCTATCAGGGTTATAGCATTCCACCTTACTACGACTCAATGATCGCCAAGCTCATTGCACATGGTAAAGATCGTGAAACTTGTATTGCTCGTATGCGCCAAGCTTTAGATGAAATGATCCTAACAGGAATTAAAACCAATATTCCTTTGCATAAGGATTTAATTCTACAAGACAAAAACTTCTGCAAACATGCAATGGATATTCACTATCTAGAAAAGCATTTGTTGAAGCAACTCGAAGGTCAAGCTGAAAAAGCAGCATCTTAA
- the accB gene encoding acetyl-CoA carboxylase biotin carboxyl carrier protein: MDIRKIKKLIDLMIESDLQAIEVKEGDQSIALTRRSPVVAAGIAAMPAPSAEIPSAPKSSPRGAVETSPMVGVFYAAPSPGEATFIKVGQTVTAGETLGIIEAMKIMNPIEATQSGVIEEILVKNGEVIQFGQPLFRYRA, from the coding sequence ATGGATATTCGTAAAATCAAGAAACTCATCGATTTGATGATTGAATCTGACTTACAGGCGATCGAAGTTAAAGAAGGTGATCAATCGATTGCATTAACTCGTCGTAGTCCAGTCGTTGCAGCAGGAATTGCGGCAATGCCAGCTCCATCAGCAGAAATTCCATCTGCACCAAAATCTTCACCACGTGGTGCTGTTGAAACTTCACCAATGGTTGGTGTGTTCTATGCTGCGCCAAGCCCAGGTGAAGCAACATTTATTAAAGTGGGTCAAACTGTAACTGCTGGTGAAACACTTGGTATTATTGAAGCAATGAAAATCATGAACCCAATTGAGGCAACTCAAAGCGGTGTGATTGAAGAAATTCTTGTGAAAAACGGTGAAGTGATCCAATTCGGTCAACCTTTATTCCGCTATCGCGCATAA
- the aroQ gene encoding type II 3-dehydroquinate dehydratase, producing the protein MSSTILVIHGPNLNLLGKREPEVYGYLTLEDINQQLISQAQKASTTLNTFQSNWEGAIVDRIHQAQQEGVQFIIINPAALTHTSVAVRDALLGVAIPFIEVHLSNVHAREAFRHHSYLSDKAVGVICGLGAKGYTAALDYALEKIQPSK; encoded by the coding sequence ATGAGTTCGACCATTTTGGTCATTCATGGACCGAATTTAAACTTACTAGGAAAACGAGAACCTGAAGTATATGGTTACTTGACCCTAGAGGATATCAATCAGCAACTCATCTCTCAAGCGCAAAAAGCATCAACAACGCTCAATACTTTTCAAAGTAATTGGGAAGGTGCCATTGTCGACCGAATTCATCAAGCGCAACAAGAAGGCGTACAGTTCATCATTATTAATCCTGCAGCACTGACACACACCTCAGTTGCAGTACGTGATGCCCTTCTTGGCGTAGCAATACCTTTTATTGAAGTGCATTTGTCAAATGTTCATGCCCGTGAAGCATTTCGACATCACTCCTATCTTTCCGATAAAGCTGTTGGCGTAATTTGCGGTTTAGGTGCTAAAGGTTATACCGCTGCACTCGATTATGCCCTCGAAAAAATTCAACCATCTAAGTAA
- a CDS encoding Y-family DNA polymerase — translation MDKLYHQELYALIDINNCYVSCERVFNPKLNDKPVVVLSNNDGCVISRSNEAKALNISMAVPWHEIEREALKAGVHVLSSNYPLYADMSRRFFEILGEHFNDQDLEPYSIDECFIRLTGYTQLFDIEQYCRELVNKIAQWLGLPCCIGIGYSKTQAKLANHFAKKRKSFNQVCFLPTLDLCSFEGLLLETPVEEVWGIGRKISKKLQHYAIHNGFDLTFANEHYLSKEFSILIARTIRELKGQSCIALDDPTLPAKNILSSRSFAKVLSQKEIIKQAMIFHVNRVHKRLMQQQQLCACIHVSLYEKVPKSPHKKSHSHAVGLDYASDDLLILNKAALQQIDVLFEENKKYVKVAVMLSALHPKSQHIDDLWQPINLIQQREELMETLYKMKHRYGSDCIQIGYHSNSPAWKMKQLHRSPRYTTCWNEMLTIDDSLFSQTTCK, via the coding sequence ATGGACAAGCTTTATCATCAAGAACTTTATGCACTGATTGACATTAACAACTGCTATGTTAGCTGTGAACGTGTATTTAACCCCAAATTGAATGATAAGCCTGTAGTCGTGCTGAGTAATAACGATGGTTGTGTCATTTCACGCAGCAATGAAGCCAAAGCACTGAATATTTCCATGGCTGTACCTTGGCACGAAATTGAACGCGAAGCATTAAAAGCAGGTGTGCACGTCTTATCTAGCAATTATCCGCTCTATGCCGATATGTCACGTCGTTTTTTTGAGATTTTAGGTGAGCACTTTAATGATCAGGACTTAGAACCCTACTCAATTGATGAGTGTTTTATAAGGCTCACTGGCTACACACAACTTTTCGATATCGAACAATATTGTCGAGAACTTGTGAACAAAATTGCGCAATGGCTAGGTTTACCATGCTGTATTGGAATTGGTTATTCCAAAACTCAGGCGAAACTTGCTAATCATTTTGCCAAGAAACGAAAGAGCTTTAATCAGGTCTGTTTTTTGCCCACATTGGACTTATGCAGTTTTGAAGGGCTGCTACTCGAAACACCTGTAGAAGAAGTTTGGGGTATTGGACGAAAAATCAGTAAAAAATTACAGCATTATGCAATTCATAATGGCTTTGACTTAACTTTTGCCAATGAACATTACCTCAGTAAAGAGTTTTCTATCCTCATTGCACGCACAATCCGTGAGCTAAAAGGTCAGTCCTGTATTGCCTTAGATGATCCGACATTACCAGCAAAAAACATCCTTTCCTCTCGTAGTTTTGCCAAAGTATTGTCACAAAAAGAGATCATAAAACAAGCAATGATTTTCCATGTCAATCGTGTTCATAAACGCCTGATGCAACAACAACAACTCTGCGCCTGTATCCATGTTTCTTTGTATGAAAAAGTGCCTAAGTCACCCCATAAAAAGAGCCATTCACATGCCGTAGGTTTAGACTATGCTAGTGATGATCTCTTAATTTTAAACAAAGCTGCACTACAGCAAATTGATGTTTTATTTGAAGAAAATAAAAAGTATGTGAAGGTTGCAGTTATGCTTTCTGCTCTACATCCTAAAAGCCAGCATATTGATGACTTATGGCAACCGATAAACTTGATTCAACAACGTGAAGAGCTCATGGAAACTTTATACAAAATGAAACATCGTTATGGTTCCGATTGCATACAAATTGGTTATCATTCCAACAGCCCTGCATGGAAGATGAAACAACTACATCGTTCGCCACGTTACACCACTTGTTGGAATGAAATGTTAACAATTGATGATTCTCTATTCAGCCAAACGACTTGTAAATGA
- a CDS encoding LexA family protein yields MSESNTTSHGGKRANAGRKSHYTEKTVVMRVPESKVMAIKEWLKPVPKDDRQNTIQLNPIHLQTELSIPSPLESVAAGFPSPAQDYIEDYIDLNKYLVKNPASTFILRVDSLSMKNAGIDAGDQILIDRKLNAEHGDIVLALINNEFTVKRFMQDKHTEHGFRFWLKAENPDYPDIYPHGEENIAIWGVVICILKKLK; encoded by the coding sequence ATGAGCGAGTCGAATACAACCTCTCACGGCGGCAAACGTGCCAATGCAGGACGCAAATCTCACTACACTGAAAAAACAGTCGTTATGCGCGTGCCCGAGTCTAAGGTAATGGCCATTAAAGAATGGCTAAAACCTGTACCTAAAGATGACCGTCAGAACACCATTCAACTGAATCCAATTCATTTACAAACTGAATTATCAATTCCTTCCCCACTCGAATCTGTTGCGGCTGGATTTCCCTCGCCCGCGCAAGACTATATAGAAGATTACATTGATTTAAATAAGTATTTAGTTAAAAACCCAGCCAGTACTTTTATTTTACGCGTGGATTCTTTGTCTATGAAAAATGCAGGAATTGATGCTGGAGACCAAATTCTCATTGACCGTAAATTAAATGCCGAACATGGCGATATTGTATTAGCACTCATCAACAATGAATTTACGGTTAAACGCTTTATGCAAGATAAACATACGGAGCATGGTTTTAGATTTTGGCTAAAAGCAGAGAATCCTGACTATCCTGACATCTACCCACACGGTGAGGAAAATATTGCAATTTGGGGTGTTGTCATCTGTATTTTAAAAAAGCTCAAATAA
- a CDS encoding immunity protein Imm33 domain-containing protein: MDMDLITEQKLVCEEYGSKYIAVHENDVIAVAVASLNQEPIVGIRNKPEAGEDVTWFIYAGEHDDREDFFQTVCVKDLHKMLPEVLPFLALEHGYRFMIDREEYEDVWKEGDEV; the protein is encoded by the coding sequence ATGGATATGGATCTAATCACTGAACAAAAACTGGTATGTGAAGAATATGGCTCAAAGTATATTGCAGTGCATGAAAATGATGTGATTGCCGTTGCAGTCGCATCTTTAAATCAAGAACCAATTGTAGGCATTCGGAACAAGCCAGAAGCAGGGGAAGATGTCACCTGGTTTATTTATGCGGGCGAGCATGATGACCGTGAAGATTTTTTCCAAACGGTTTGTGTTAAGGATTTGCATAAAATGTTGCCTGAAGTACTGCCATTTTTGGCATTGGAACATGGTTATCGTTTTATGATTGATCGGGAAGAATACGAAGATGTATGGAAAGAAGGGGATGAAGTTTAA
- a CDS encoding winged helix-turn-helix transcriptional regulator — MKWDEIGEQPCSIARALSIVGDRWTLLVLRNAFMGMRRFDDFQQQLGVTRHVLADRLKRLVDQQILEKKPYVERQQRFEYCLTEKGLELYPVLMSMVTWADKWMDDGTGKPMQLMHKQCGQIFTAITVCSECKEPLNARQVKPIFRHHPFQLDAVQPIDQTKQA, encoded by the coding sequence ATGAAATGGGATGAAATTGGCGAGCAGCCTTGTTCGATCGCACGCGCTTTATCGATTGTTGGAGATCGATGGACATTATTGGTTTTGCGTAATGCATTTATGGGTATGCGCCGTTTTGATGATTTTCAGCAACAATTGGGCGTGACTCGCCATGTCTTAGCTGACCGCTTAAAGCGTTTGGTTGACCAGCAAATTTTAGAAAAAAAACCGTATGTTGAAAGACAGCAACGTTTTGAGTATTGCTTAACCGAAAAAGGTCTAGAACTTTATCCTGTGCTGATGAGTATGGTGACGTGGGCAGATAAGTGGATGGATGATGGTACGGGTAAGCCGATGCAACTCATGCATAAACAATGTGGTCAAATTTTTACAGCCATAACAGTGTGTTCAGAATGTAAAGAACCATTAAATGCACGGCAGGTTAAACCAATTTTTCGTCATCATCCATTTCAATTAGACGCTGTTCAGCCTATCGATCAAACCAAACAGGCTTGA
- a CDS encoding TusE/DsrC/DsvC family sulfur relay protein, producing MNLELDQDGHLVDYTIWTPEVAQELANSLELELTDWHLSILHAVRQFYQQFGHSPATRPLIKFLMKSVSPDINNAVLQEKFNTGLVARHLSRLAGVPKPANCL from the coding sequence ATGAATCTAGAACTTGATCAAGATGGTCATTTGGTCGATTACACCATCTGGACACCTGAGGTGGCTCAAGAGTTGGCAAATAGCCTTGAACTTGAATTGACTGACTGGCATTTGAGTATTTTGCATGCTGTACGTCAGTTTTATCAGCAATTTGGACATTCGCCTGCAACTCGTCCTCTTATTAAATTTTTAATGAAAAGTGTAAGCCCAGATATTAACAATGCAGTTCTGCAAGAAAAATTTAATACAGGTCTTGTTGCCCGACATTTAAGTCGCCTCGCTGGTGTTCCAAAACCTGCCAATTGTTTATAA
- a CDS encoding DsrH/TusB family sulfur relay protein gives MLTATLFLIQSDYSSVNTKLVQLQSLLQSSDSVVLMGDAVLHAQHDTLQQVERLYVLDTDAALLIQQLPTHIQVISYAQFADICLAHTRCMTIK, from the coding sequence ATGCTGACAGCTACACTTTTTTTGATTCAATCAGATTATTCTTCCGTAAATACTAAACTCGTTCAGCTCCAATCCTTATTACAGAGCAGTGACAGTGTAGTACTGATGGGAGATGCGGTCTTACACGCACAGCATGATACATTACAGCAAGTCGAACGACTCTATGTTCTAGATACAGATGCTGCATTACTGATTCAACAATTGCCAACACACATCCAAGTCATTTCTTATGCTCAATTTGCTGACATTTGCTTAGCACATACGCGCTGCATGACCATTAAATAA
- the tusD gene encoding sulfurtransferase complex subunit TusD: MSTLLLITSAPTSIHAWHALGLAQALHTQQEAFRVFFYQDGVSVANALQWVPDDQRNLTTEWQKLGIRLPVCVSAALARGITDEENAKRHNIDQHNLAHGFELVGLGELADAVQSTERLIQF; encoded by the coding sequence ATGAGTACATTACTGTTAATTACCTCTGCTCCTACATCTATTCATGCTTGGCATGCACTCGGGCTTGCGCAAGCGTTACATACACAGCAAGAAGCATTCCGTGTTTTCTTTTATCAAGACGGAGTTTCCGTAGCCAATGCCCTGCAATGGGTGCCCGATGACCAACGAAACCTCACGACAGAGTGGCAGAAACTTGGCATTCGCTTACCTGTTTGTGTAAGTGCAGCTTTGGCAAGGGGTATCACAGATGAAGAAAATGCAAAAAGACACAATATTGACCAACATAACTTAGCGCATGGCTTTGAATTGGTCGGTTTGGGTGAACTTGCCGATGCCGTACAATCCACTGAACGTCTAATTCAATTTTAA
- the galE gene encoding UDP-glucose 4-epimerase GalE, whose translation MILVTGGLGFIGSHVALSLMAQGQEVIIVDNLSNANLQTLERLEYISGMYVPFAKLDIRNTPALNKVFEQYTVNAVVHTAGFKSLQESVLKPLEYYNDNVSSIMSLMRAMQRTGVRHLVHLSSLAVYGESSLDLKEDMPFNYAYPNPYIKSQQMIEEIIRDTFKTDEEWNIAILRLGNVVGAFEHGVLGEFVQPLPKNIVPLAMQVAARQREYIDLHKQAKTADGTVERGFVHVLDSCDAVIAALKWLYTQQHTCEAFNITGENYSIQSLLQQIALVTGAEIKTMNTNYLISQELDQVGANTEKAEQLLGWKAKRSLTQMLEDEWRFYQNTLRT comes from the coding sequence ATGATTTTAGTAACTGGTGGATTAGGCTTTATAGGCTCGCATGTCGCTCTTAGCTTAATGGCTCAGGGGCAGGAAGTCATTATTGTAGATAATTTGTCCAATGCCAATCTACAGACCTTGGAAAGACTGGAGTACATCTCTGGGATGTATGTTCCATTTGCAAAGCTGGATATTCGTAACACGCCTGCTTTGAATAAGGTCTTTGAGCAATATACAGTCAATGCTGTTGTTCATACGGCTGGGTTCAAATCTTTGCAAGAGTCGGTGTTAAAGCCACTTGAGTATTACAATGACAATGTCAGTAGTATTATGAGTTTAATGCGTGCCATGCAACGAACGGGCGTGCGACATTTGGTTCATTTGTCGAGTTTGGCAGTATATGGTGAATCGAGTCTCGATCTGAAAGAAGATATGCCATTTAACTATGCATACCCCAATCCGTATATTAAGTCTCAACAAATGATTGAAGAAATCATACGTGACACCTTTAAGACTGATGAGGAATGGAATATTGCCATTCTAAGACTGGGTAATGTAGTAGGTGCGTTTGAACATGGTGTTCTAGGTGAGTTTGTACAACCGTTGCCGAAAAATATTGTGCCATTAGCTATGCAAGTTGCTGCTCGACAGCGCGAATATATTGATTTACATAAACAGGCAAAAACTGCGGATGGTACTGTAGAGCGTGGATTTGTACACGTTTTGGATAGTTGTGATGCGGTGATTGCCGCTCTGAAATGGCTATATACTCAACAGCATACTTGTGAAGCGTTTAATATCACAGGTGAAAATTATTCGATTCAAAGTTTATTGCAACAGATTGCCCTAGTAACAGGGGCTGAAATCAAAACCATGAATACCAACTACTTGATTAGTCAAGAGCTGGATCAGGTTGGAGCAAATACGGAGAAAGCCGAACAACTTTTGGGCTGGAAAGCAAAACGTAGTTTGACCCAAATGTTGGAAGATGAGTGGCGTTTTTATCAAAATACGTTGCGTACATAA
- the fumC gene encoding class II fumarate hydratase: MYTRIEHDTMGEVEVPAEAMWGAQTQRSLQNFKIGGERLPRPMIRAMGLVKKAAALTNSDLKQIPQELAHYIVDAAEEVIQGQWDSQFPLVVWQTGSGTQSNMNCNEVIANIANQKLGNPLGAQKPVHPNDHVNRAQSTNDSFPTAIHVAASLQINELLIPAVTQLRNTLDAKAQEFNDIVKIGRTHLQDATPLTLGQEFSGYVSQLDHGLKRLHQALSGLYELPLGGTAVGTGLNAHPDYAEKVAEQLSQLTGLPFVTAPNKFEALAGRDAAVFASGALKTLAASLNKIANDIRWLASGPRCGFGEIRIPENEPGSSIMPGKVNPTQSEAMTMVVAQVLGNDTTINVAGASGNFELNVFMPVIAYNLLQSIQLLGDACNSFNEHCAVGIEPNREKIDYFLHNSLMLVTALNPVIGYENAAKVAKTAYKEGKTLKQVAVELQLVTEEQFDAVVRPENMVSPNVK, encoded by the coding sequence ATGTATACACGTATTGAACATGACACCATGGGTGAAGTTGAAGTTCCCGCAGAGGCAATGTGGGGGGCACAGACTCAACGGAGTTTGCAGAACTTTAAAATTGGTGGCGAGCGTTTACCTCGACCAATGATCCGAGCGATGGGGCTTGTAAAAAAGGCTGCCGCATTGACCAATTCGGATTTGAAGCAAATTCCACAAGAATTAGCACACTATATTGTCGATGCAGCAGAAGAAGTGATTCAAGGACAGTGGGATAGCCAATTTCCACTGGTCGTTTGGCAAACTGGTTCGGGTACGCAAAGTAACATGAACTGCAATGAAGTGATTGCTAATATCGCCAATCAGAAACTAGGCAATCCTCTTGGTGCACAAAAACCTGTACATCCAAATGACCATGTAAACCGTGCACAATCGACCAATGATTCATTCCCAACCGCAATTCATGTTGCAGCGAGTCTGCAAATTAATGAATTATTGATTCCTGCTGTAACACAATTACGTAACACCTTAGATGCTAAAGCTCAAGAATTTAATGATATTGTGAAAATTGGGCGTACTCATTTACAAGATGCAACGCCGTTAACTTTGGGCCAAGAGTTTAGTGGTTATGTATCTCAGTTAGATCATGGTTTAAAACGGTTACATCAGGCATTGTCAGGCTTATATGAGTTGCCTTTAGGGGGAACGGCTGTTGGGACAGGGTTAAATGCTCATCCTGATTATGCTGAAAAAGTAGCTGAGCAATTATCTCAGCTTACGGGACTTCCTTTTGTTACAGCACCAAATAAATTTGAAGCACTCGCTGGGCGTGATGCAGCAGTGTTTGCATCAGGTGCATTAAAAACACTGGCAGCGAGTTTGAATAAAATTGCCAATGATATTCGTTGGTTGGCCAGTGGTCCACGTTGTGGTTTTGGTGAAATTCGTATTCCTGAAAATGAACCGGGTTCAAGTATCATGCCTGGTAAAGTGAATCCAACCCAAAGTGAAGCGATGACCATGGTGGTTGCACAGGTGTTGGGAAATGATACAACGATTAACGTTGCAGGTGCTTCAGGGAATTTTGAACTGAATGTATTTATGCCTGTGATCGCCTATAACTTATTGCAATCTATTCAATTGTTGGGTGATGCATGTAATAGCTTTAATGAGCATTGTGCAGTCGGAATTGAACCAAACCGAGAGAAAATTGATTATTTCCTACATAACTCATTAATGTTAGTAACGGCATTGAACCCTGTGATTGGCTATGAGAATGCGGCAAAAGTGGCTAAAACTGCTTATAAGGAAGGTAAAACCCTTAAACAGGTGGCAGTTGAGCTGCAATTGGTGACCGAAGAGCAATTTGATGCAGTGGTTCGACCAGAAAATATGGTTTCACCGAACGTAAAATAA